The DNA window CGCGAGGAACAGGATGTCGAACACGACCCAGATGGCGAGGCCGACCATCATCACCCGGCGCGGCCCCCACAGGTCGGAGAGCGCTCCGGAAAGCCACGAAGCGAGCATCACCGCGACGCCGTACACGGTGATCACGTAGGACGCCTTGATTTCGGTGCCGGCGCCGTTGCCCGCCATGTACGGCGCGATGAAGCCGGACTCGACCCCGTCGCCGATCATGAACAGGAGCAGGCCTAAATAGCCGAGGAAAAGCGGTGCGGGCAGGCCCCAGCCGTTCAACCGCTTCGCGAACCGGCTCTGCCCGGACAACCGCGTTGTTGCCGTGTCGTTCATGTACGCCTCCATGACGTCTCGCTCGACGTATCATGGACCGTGTTAACTTCACGCGCAAGATGTGATTTGAAAGTCGGCGGATGTTATGAGTACGCGATGTCGACGCGCGTACGGCCGCGCAGCTCCTCGACCAGCGTCTTCGGCACGTCCGAGTCGACGACGAGCCGTTCGTAGTCGGACAGTGGCGCGAGCCGGTGCAGCGCGGGCCGCGGCATCTTGCTGGAGTCCATCAGCAGGACCTTGGTCTCCGCGCTGGCCAGCATGGCCCGCTTGACCATCACGATCTCGGGCTCCTGGTGGTAGGTGAGGTCGACGTTCATCGCGGAGGTGGACACGAAGGTCATGTCCACGCTGAGTCGTTCGACGGCCTCGAGGCACGGCATGCCGAGGAACGAGTCGTGGGTGGGCGAGTAGTCGCCGCCGATGCAGATCAGGCGGATGCCCTCGACGTTCTTCAGCACGTCGATGGTGCGCAGGTAGTTCGTGGCCACGGTCAGCGGGGCCAGTTCGGGCAGCAGCTTGGCCAGCGCCAGCGCGCTCGTCGAGTCGTCCAGCAGCAGGGACATCCCGGGCTCGACCAGCTCGACGGCCTTCTTCGCGATCGCGGCCTTCGCGTCGACATGGGCGTTCAGCCGGTATTCGGCATTGCTTTCGAACACCGTGGACGGCTGGGCCGACACCCCGCCGCGGAACTTCCGCAGCAGTCCCCTGCGGACCAGTTCGTCGACGTCGCGGTGCACGGTCATGTGGCTGACGCCGGTGAACTCCACCAGGTCGGTCATCGACGCGGAACCCCGCGCGACGACGAAGTCGGCGATCTTCTGCTGCCGCTCGCCGCGCGACCTCGCGCTGCCGGGGGCCGATGTCTCGCTCGTCATGGTTCAAGTATCGCGCGTGGTGGGCTGGTTGAACCGCACCATGCCGGTGCGCTCGCCACGGACGACGATTTCGGTGAGCGCGGCGTTCTCCAGACGGGGGAACACCGTGCGGTAGGTGCGCGGCGGGATGCCGAGCAGGCGGCACAGGGTGAGCCGGATGAGCGTGTTGTGCGCGACCACCAGCACGGGGCCGTCGTGCCCTGCCGCGGCGATCTCCCGCAGCGCGGCGGCGCCGCGGTCGGCCGCTTCCTCGGGTGGTTCGGCACCGGGGAACGCGCCGCTCACCGGGTCTGCGAGGAACGCGTCGACCAGTTCCGGCCGCTCGGCGCGGAGTTCGTCGAGCGTGCGCCCTTCGGCGAGTCCGAAGTGGACTTCGCGCAGGCCGGGTGCGATGCGCGGGGAGAGCCCCAGCAGCTCCGCGGCGGGTGCGGCGGTGCGGCGGGCGCGGTCCTGCGGCGAGCAGTAGAGCGCGACCGGGCGCTGCGGCAGCTTCGCCACGTGCTCGGCGAGCGCTCGCGCCTGGTCGACGCCGGTCGGCGTCAGCGCGACCTCGCTCGTGCCCGCGTACCTGTTCTCCGCGTGCCACTCGGTCTGCCCGTGCCTGGTCACCAGCAGTCGCGTTCCCACGGTGCCTCCCTGAATCGGACCAATCTTCTCACGAACCCGCTGACATATCGCGTCGTCCATGTTAACTTAACATCAACGATGTGAAAGGGGATGTCATGGCGCTCGCCGCGGTGGTGTTCGATCTGGACGGGGTCCTCGTCGAGAGCGAACACCTCTGGGAAGAGAACTGGGTCGCTTACGCGGCCAGGCACCAGGTCGAGTGGACGGCTGAGGACACCTCGACGGTGCAGGGCATGAGCGCGCCCGAATGGGCGGCCTACCTCGCCGAACGCAGTGGCACGAGCGAAACCGTGGAGGAGGTCGAACGCGCCGTGGTCGACGGCATGATCGCTTCCATCGAGGCGGGCGAGGCCCCGCTGCTCCCCGGCGCGGGCGCGATGGTGCGCGAGGTCAGTGCGAAGGTCCCGGTCGCGCTCGCGTCCTCGGCGGCGCGCCGCGTGATCGACGCGGTGCTGGCGACGCACGATCTCACCGGCGAGTTCGGTGCCACGGTGTCGAGTGCCGAGGTCGCGAGGGGCAAGCCGAGTCCCGACGTCTACCTCGAAGCCGCGTCCCGCCTCGGTTTCGGTGGCGAGCAGTGCCTCGGCGTCGAGGACTCCAGCAACGGCATCAGGGCCGCCGCGGCCGCGGGCCTCACCGTGATCGCGCTGCCCAACCCCACCTACCCGCCGAAGCCGGACGCCTTGGAACTGGCCGCCGCCGTCGCCAGTGACAACGACGACGTTCGCCGCAAGCTCCTGGGTTATCTGGCGGGTGAACCGGCGGAGGTGGCCCCATGACCACGTTGGGCACGGCCGAGACCTTCAAGCGCGACTGGGTGGACGGCTTCGTCACCGCGTACGGCCGCACGGTGCGCAAGGTGCCCGATGCCTACGGTGTGGTCGCCCGCGAGGCGCCGCGTGCCGGGAAGGTCGCCGTGATCATCGGCGGCGGTTGCGGGCACTACCCGGCTTTCGCCGGTCTGGTCGGGCCGGGGCTCGCCGCGGGTGCCGTGGTGGGCGACGTGTTCACCAGCCCGAGCGCGGAGCAGGTCTACCGCACCGCGCGCGCCGCGGACGGTGGCGCGGGCGTGCTTTTCGGTTACGGCAACTACCAGGGCGACGTGCTGCACTTCGGCCTCGCCGCGCGCAGGCTCGCCGCCGAAGGCATCGAGAGCCGCACGATCCTGGTCACCGACGACATCGCGAGCGGTCCGGCGGAGAGCCCGGAGCGCAGGCGCGGCGTCGCGGGCGACTTCCTGGTCTTCAAGATCGCGGGCGCGGCAGCCGAACGCGGTGACGATCTCGCGGCCGTGCACGCCGCGGCGGAGAAGGCGAACGCGGCCACCAGGACGTTCGGCGTGGCCTTCGGGGGCTGCACGCTGCCCGGGGCGCCGGAGCCGTTGTTCACCGTCGGCGACGGTGAGATGGAGCTCGGCCTCGGTATCCACGGAGAGCCCGGCGTCCGCACGGTCGAGCGGCTCTCCGCAACCGAACTGGCCGACGCGCTGGTCGACGGCCTGCTGCCCGAGCTGCCCGCGGGCGATGGCCGGATCGTGGTGCTGCTCAACGGGTTGGGCCGGACCAAGTACGAGGAAATGTTCGTCACCTACACGCGGGTGCACGAACGGCTGGCCGCCGCCGGGCTCAGCCCGCTGCACACCGAGGTGGGCGAGTTCGTCACCTCGCTGGACATGGCGGGCGTTTCGCTGTCGGTGATGGTGCTCGACGACGAACTGGCCGAGCTGTACGCCGCGCCGTGCGACACTCCCGGATACCGGAGCACCGGCGCGCCGCTGCGCCAGGTCGAACTCGAGTCCACAGTGGATGAACTGCTCGCGGAAATCGCGCCGGGCAACGGAATCGTGGACAAGGTGCTGACCGCGGCGCTGGAGAGCGTCGAGGCGAACGAGGCGGAACTCGGCAGGCTCGACGCCGTCGCTGCCGACGGTGACCACGGTCTCGGGATCACCCGCGGCATGCGCGCCGCGGTCTCGGCCGCGCGCACCGCCGAACGCGCGGGCGAGGGGGTTTCCGCGACCTTGCTCGCCGCGGGCACCGCGCTCGCGGACGCATCCGGCGGTGCTTCGGGCGCCCTCTACGGCGTACTGCTGGCCGAAACCGGTGCGGGCCTGCGTTTGCCGGGCCCCATCACGCTTCCCGCGCTCGCTGATGCCGTCGATGGCGCGGCGCGTGCCTTCGTCGAACTGGGCAAGGCGGAGCCGGGCGACAAGACGATGCTCGACGCGATCGAGCCGTTCCGCGGCGCGCTGCGAGAGCAGGCGGCGGCGGGCGCGAGCGTCGCCGACGGCTGGCG is part of the Amycolatopsis sp. CA-230715 genome and encodes:
- a CDS encoding DeoR/GlpR family DNA-binding transcription regulator, which produces MTSETSAPGSARSRGERQQKIADFVVARGSASMTDLVEFTGVSHMTVHRDVDELVRRGLLRKFRGGVSAQPSTVFESNAEYRLNAHVDAKAAIAKKAVELVEPGMSLLLDDSTSALALAKLLPELAPLTVATNYLRTIDVLKNVEGIRLICIGGDYSPTHDSFLGMPCLEAVERLSVDMTFVSTSAMNVDLTYHQEPEIVMVKRAMLASAETKVLLMDSSKMPRPALHRLAPLSDYERLVVDSDVPKTLVEELRGRTRVDIAYS
- a CDS encoding histidine phosphatase family protein, which codes for MGTRLLVTRHGQTEWHAENRYAGTSEVALTPTGVDQARALAEHVAKLPQRPVALYCSPQDRARRTAAPAAELLGLSPRIAPGLREVHFGLAEGRTLDELRAERPELVDAFLADPVSGAFPGAEPPEEAADRGAAALREIAAAGHDGPVLVVAHNTLIRLTLCRLLGIPPRTYRTVFPRLENAALTEIVVRGERTGMVRFNQPTTRDT
- a CDS encoding HAD family hydrolase, producing the protein MALAAVVFDLDGVLVESEHLWEENWVAYAARHQVEWTAEDTSTVQGMSAPEWAAYLAERSGTSETVEEVERAVVDGMIASIEAGEAPLLPGAGAMVREVSAKVPVALASSAARRVIDAVLATHDLTGEFGATVSSAEVARGKPSPDVYLEAASRLGFGGEQCLGVEDSSNGIRAAAAAGLTVIALPNPTYPPKPDALELAAAVASDNDDVRRKLLGYLAGEPAEVAP
- a CDS encoding dihydroxyacetone kinase family protein — its product is MTTLGTAETFKRDWVDGFVTAYGRTVRKVPDAYGVVAREAPRAGKVAVIIGGGCGHYPAFAGLVGPGLAAGAVVGDVFTSPSAEQVYRTARAADGGAGVLFGYGNYQGDVLHFGLAARRLAAEGIESRTILVTDDIASGPAESPERRRGVAGDFLVFKIAGAAAERGDDLAAVHAAAEKANAATRTFGVAFGGCTLPGAPEPLFTVGDGEMELGLGIHGEPGVRTVERLSATELADALVDGLLPELPAGDGRIVVLLNGLGRTKYEEMFVTYTRVHERLAAAGLSPLHTEVGEFVTSLDMAGVSLSVMVLDDELAELYAAPCDTPGYRSTGAPLRQVELESTVDELLAEIAPGNGIVDKVLTAALESVEANEAELGRLDAVAADGDHGLGITRGMRAAVSAARTAERAGEGVSATLLAAGTALADASGGASGALYGVLLAETGAGLRLPGPITLPALADAVDGAARAFVELGKAEPGDKTMLDAIEPFRGALREQAAAGASVADGWRTAAKVATAAAQETANLMPAKGRAARLAERSKGHADPGATSFALIVTAIGEALGKDSI